The Mixophyes fleayi isolate aMixFle1 chromosome 1, aMixFle1.hap1, whole genome shotgun sequence genome includes a region encoding these proteins:
- the MFHAS1 gene encoding malignant fibrous histiocytoma-amplified sequence 1: MMMAAAKDACNNSCDLKTARLWRDAALRSRKLRSSLRQLTLSCGEQNKLILPEDLADVEVLNLGNNSLEEVPDGLQTLSAGNLHVLILRRNKFLSVPSAVYELGRLTELDMSHNRLSCLTEAVGLLSQLKKLCLSHNKLQTLPKQIGSLIHLEELDVSFNRISHLPDTMQGLPRLRALDLDHNELRSFPQQLLHLPGVEELDFSGNKMLGSNCGGSLPDGIRAMKSLKILWLSSTGLCSLPDSFCDLSKLESLMLDNNNLCSLAEGFGSLQKLRMINLSSNSFQEFPKILLQLQELEELYMSRNRLTVIPEGIYSLFRLVTLWLDNNRIRYLPDTIVKLSLLEELVLQGNQIAILPDNFGKLSKVNIWKIKDNPLIQPPYEVCMKGIPYIAAYQKELAHSQPAVKPRLKLVLSGLKDAGKTVLRHCLTDGQPTSCILGNTGIEVTNWTADAERGLTFIVYDLAGDQSYDIINPFFLSPGALYILVVNLNSYVSKHFYTSVGYFLHFISAKVPHAVVCIVGTHADLCEETEIEEKCLDIHHQISQQEKKDSETLQNLAQTVDEALSQDYDMRASNPHAAFYGVNDKNLRRRKAQFQYLMNNRLQILSPVLCVSCHDYSNVRRLREKLLSVAEHREIFPNLHRVLPKSWQMLEELHFKPQELWLTWWDSARLGLQAGLTEDRLQSALSYLHESGKLLYFEDNVTLKEYVFHNLTKLIDILNVFFQRDSSVLLQKLMNDTKVDELRATQLHHYVEGFLLHGLLPTHMIKLLLKPHIKTQQDLQLILELLEKMGLCYCINKPKSKPLNGATAWFKFPCYVKNEVPHAEAWINGTNISGQSLAVEQLQIEYSFPFIFPPGLFARFSVQINSHIVHRSDGKFQIFAYRGKVPVVVSFRPSRGALQPDILSIASHASLPNIWTAWQAITPLVEELNALLQEWPGLYYTVHVLCSKCLKRGSPNPHTFPGELLTQPRPEGITEIICPKNGSERVNVALVYPPTPTVISPCSK, encoded by the coding sequence atgatgatggcagCGGCAAAAGATGCCTGTAACAACAGCTGTGACCTGAAGACTGCCAGGCTATGGAGGGATGCAGCCCTGCGCTCCAGGAAACTGCGGAGCAGTCTGCGCCAGCTGACGCTGAGCTGCGGGGAGCAGAATAAGCTTATCCTGCCGGAGGACCTTGCGGATGTGGAGGTGCTTAATCTGGGTAACAACTCCCTGGAGGAGGTGCCCGATGGCCTGCAGACCCTGTCTGCCGGCAACCTGCATGTTCTTATCCTGCGCAGGAACAAGTTCCTCAGCGTCCCCTCAGCGGTGTACGAGCTGGGCAGACTCACCGAGCTAGACATGAGCCACAACCGCTTGAGCTGTTTGACCGAAGCGGTGGGTTTGTTGAGCCAGCTAAAGAAGCTCTGCCTGAGTCACAACAAGTTACAGACTTTGCCCAAGCAGATTGGCTCTCTAATACACCTAGAGGAGCTGGATGTGAGCTTCAATCGTATTAGCCACCTACCTGACACTATGCAGGGGCTACCCCGCCTCAGAGCGTTAGACCTAGATCACAATGAGCTGCGCAGTTTCCCCCAGCAGCTACTGCACCTACCTGGAGTGGAGGAGCTGGACTTCTCTGGCAACAAAATGCTTGGTAGCAACTGTGGCGGCTCCCTCCCTGATGGCATCCGGGCCATGAAGTCTCTGAAGATATTGTGGCTGAGCAGCACAGGACTCTGCTCCTTACCTGACTCATTTTGTGACCTAAGTAAATTGGAAAGTCTCATGCTGGACAACAATAATCTCTGCTCCTTGGCTGAGGGTTTCGGATCTTTGCAGAAGCTAAGGATGATTAACCTGTCCTCAAACTCCTTCCAGGAATTTCCCAAGATCCTACTGCAGCTGCAGGAACTGGAGGAGCTCTACATGAGTAGGAATAGACTGACTGTTATACCAGAGGGCATTTATAGTCTATTTAGACTGGTGACTTTGTGGTTGGATAACAATAGGATCAGGTACCTGCCAGACACTATTGTGAAGCTCAGCTTACTGGAGGAACTGGTATTGCAAGGTAACCAAATAGCAATTCTTCCAGATAACTTTGGCAAGCTCTCCAAAGTAAATATCTGGAAGATCAAAGACAATCCTTTGATTCAGCCTCCTTATGAGGTATGTATGAAAGGGATCCCTTACATTGCTGCTTATCAAAAAGAGCTTGCCCATTCTCAGCCAGCAGTCAAGCCAAGGTTAAAACTAGTCCTCTCAGGGCTAAAAGATGCTGGCAAAACTGTACTTAGACATTGCCTGACTGACGGTCAGCCAACCAGTTGCATACTGGGAAATACAGGGATTGAGGTCACTAACTGGACTGCTGATGCAGAGCGGGGACTTACTTTTATTGTGTATGATTTAGCTGGGGACCAGAGCTATGACATAATCAACCCATTCTTTCTCTCCCCCGGTGCTCTGTATATCTTAGTCGTTAATTTAAATTCCTATGTTTCTAAGCATTTTTATACATCTGTAGGGTATTTTCTACATTTTATCAGTGCCAAGGTACCACATGCAGTTGTCTGCATAGTAGGGacacatgcagatttatgtgaGGAGACTGAAATTGAGGAGAAATGCCTTGATATACACCACCAGATATCACAGCAGGAAAAGAAGGATTCAGAGACTCTACAAAACTTGGCACAAACTGTTGATGAAGCTCTTAGCCAAGACTATGACATGCGTGCCTCAAACCCTCATGCAGCTTTTTATGGTGTTAATGACAAGAATTTGAGAAGAAGGAAAGCCCAGTTTCAATATTTAATGAACAACCGTCTGCAGATCCTTTCACCTGTCCTATGTGTTAGCTGCCATGATTATTCAAACGTTAGGCGTTTAAGAGAAAAGCTTCTTTCTGTTGCTGAACACAGGGAGATTTTCCCAAACTTGCACAGAGTTCTTCCCAAATCCTGGCAAATGCTGGAAGAATTGCACTTTAAACCTCAGGAGCTCTGGCTGACCTGGTGGGATTCGGCAAGGCTAGGCTTACAAGCAGGGTTAACTGAGGACAGGCTGCAGAGTGCCCTCTCTTATTTACATGAGAGTGGGAAGCTGCTTTATTTTGAAGACAACGTTACTCTTAAAGAGTATGTTTTTCATAATCTGACAAAACTGATTGACATTTTGAATGTCTTTTTCCAGAGAGACTCCTCGGTCCTATTGCAGAAACTTATGAATGACACTAAGGTAGATGAGTTGAGGGCCACACAGCTACATCATTATGTGGAAGGGTTTCTTCTTCACGGACTTTTGCCCACTCATATGATTAAATTACTTCTTAAACCACATATCAAAACACAACAAGACTTGCAGCTCATCCTTGAACTTTTAGAAAAAATGGGCCTCTGTTATTGTATCAATAAACCAAAATCTAAACCCTTAAATGGGGCAACTGCCTGGTTTAAGTTCCCATGCTATGTAAAGAATGAGGTACCACATGCAGAGGCCTGGATCAATGGTACAAACATATCAGGACAGTCTCTAGCGGTGGAACAGCTTCAGATAGAATACAGCTTTCCGTTTATATTCCCACCTGGTTTGTTTGCCCGCTTTAGTGTTCAGATTAATAGTCATATAGTACATCGATCAGATGGTAAATTTCAGATATTTGCCTACAGGGGAAAAGTGCCAGTTGTGGTGAGCTTTCGGCCTTCAAGAGGAGCCTTACAGCCAGACATTTTGTCTATTGCCAGCCATGCTTCACTGCCTAACATATGGACTGCATGGCAGGCGATAACACCCTTGGTTGAAGAACTGAATGCACTATTACAAGAATGGCCAGGCCTTTACTACACAGTACATGTTCTATGTTCCAAGTGCCTTAAGAGGGGGTCACCCAACCCACACACCTTTCCAG